A region from the Vicia villosa cultivar HV-30 ecotype Madison, WI linkage group LG3, Vvil1.0, whole genome shotgun sequence genome encodes:
- the LOC131658625 gene encoding glutathione S-transferase T3-like, whose protein sequence is MDPNHFHYQQAMFNFMQNYQNPNPQNSQIPPMPPFSTQVPPFSTQVPPFSTQVGTENEERVVVKKKSREQFTRDEDILLIQSWLNVSKDPIVGVDQKAESFWVRVAANYNQYRGESREKLKGQLKCRWHRINGLVQKFVGCYKQAVNGKKSGTSENDVMAAANAFFAQDQGTTFNLEYAWRLLKDEPKWMGESIEGSSKITKTYASEASSEKGIEKNNDRSRS, encoded by the coding sequence ATGGATCCTAATCATTTTCATTATCAACAAGCTATGTTCAATTTcatgcaaaattatcaaaatcctaatcctcaaaattctcaaattccACCGATGCCACCATTTTCTACTCAAGTTCCACCATTTTCTACTCAAGTTCCACCATTTTCTACTCAAGTTGGTACTGAAAATGAAGAAAgggttgttgttaaaaaaaaatctcGAGAGCAATTTACAAGGGATGAAGATATACTACTTATCCAATCATGGCTCAATGTTTCAAAGGATCCAATTGTGGGAGTTGATCAAAAGGCTGAGAGTTTTTGGGTAAGAGTCGCTGCCAATTATAACCAGTATCGTGGGGAATCGCGGGAAAAGTTAAAGGGACAATTAAAATGTCGATGGCATCGAATAAATGGCTTGGTTCAAAAATTTGTTGGGTGTTACAAACAAGCTGTTAATGGAAAGAAAAGTGGGACATCGGAGAACGATGTCATGGCCGCTGCAAATGCATTTTTTGCTCAGGATCAAGGTACAACATTCAACCTTGAGTACGCATGGAGATTGttaaaagatgaacctaaatGGATGGGAGAATCGATTGAAGgttcttcaaaaataacaaagACTTATGCTAGTGAGGCATCATCGGAGAAGGGCATAGAAA